The genomic interval ATGTGGAGGAAGCCCAGGAAGCCGCACCGGAAGCCGAATCCGAGGGCGTCGCTTGTCTCCGGCTCGAAGAAGAAGGAGGAGTCGTTGAGACGCAGCTTGTCCAGGGCCTCGCGCAGGTCCGGGTAGGCCGCCGGATCCACCGGGTAGAGCCCGGCGAAGACCATGGGCTTCACCTGTCGGAATCCGCCGAAGGGCGCCTCGGCGGGCCGCAGGGGATTGGTGAGAGTGTCCCCGATGGACACTTCGCGCACGTCCTTGATGCCCGCGATGACGAACCCCACTTCCCCCGCCTCCAGGACCGTCACCGGAACGGGCTTCGGCGTGAACACGCCCAGGGCCTCCACCGCGAACACCCGTCCCGTGGCCATGAATTTCACCGGCTCCTTGACCGCGAGCCGCCCGTCCATGATCCGGACGAGCATGACGACCCCCCGGTAGCTGTCGTACCAGGAGTCGAAGACCATGGCCTTGAGCGGGGCCTCCCGGTCTCCCCGAGGCGGAGGGAGCTTTTCCACGACGGCTTCGAGAATATCAACGATGCCCAGCCTCTCCTTGGCGGACGCGAGGATGGCTCCGGAGGCGTCCAATCCGATCACTTCCTCGATCTCCTCCATGGCTTTCTCGGGCTGGGCCGAGGGGAGGTCGATCTTGTTGATGACGGGCACGATCTCCAGCCCCCCGTCCACCGCCAGATAGGCGTTGGCCAGGGTCTGGGCCTCCACCCCCTGGCTCGCGTCCACCACGAGCAGGGCGCCCTCGCAGGCCGCCAGGGCCCGGCTCACCTCGTAGTTGAAGTCCACGTGGCCCGGAGTGTCGATGAGGTTGAGGCAGTATTCCCGCCCGTCCCTCGCCGAGTAGACCAGGCGCACGGCGTGGGCCTTGATGGTGATTCCCCGCTCCCGCTCCAGGTCCATTCCGTCCAGGAACTGCTCGACCATCTCTCTCTCCGACACGGCGTGGGTCGCCTCCAGGAGGCGGTCCGAGAGGGTGGTCTTCCCGTGGTCGATGTGGGCGATGATGCAGAAGTTCCGGATGCGGGAAAGTTCCATGGGTCCATTTAACCACAGAGGTCGCGGGGAGCCCAGCCGCCCCGAGGCGAGCGGCCCCGGGGCTCCCTCTCCCGCGTTCCCTCGGGTCGGGGGCCGCTAGGCGACCGCCGCGACGGCCTCGATTTCCACCAGTA from Acidobacteriota bacterium carries:
- the lepA gene encoding translation elongation factor 4 — its product is MELSRIRNFCIIAHIDHGKTTLSDRLLEATHAVSEREMVEQFLDGMDLERERGITIKAHAVRLVYSARDGREYCLNLIDTPGHVDFNYEVSRALAACEGALLVVDASQGVEAQTLANAYLAVDGGLEIVPVINKIDLPSAQPEKAMEEIEEVIGLDASGAILASAKERLGIVDILEAVVEKLPPPRGDREAPLKAMVFDSWYDSYRGVVMLVRIMDGRLAVKEPVKFMATGRVFAVEALGVFTPKPVPVTVLEAGEVGFVIAGIKDVREVSIGDTLTNPLRPAEAPFGGFRQVKPMVFAGLYPVDPAAYPDLREALDKLRLNDSSFFFEPETSDALGFGFRCGFLGFLHMEIIQERLEREFDLDLITTAPNVRYQVLKVTGETVDVENPASLPPPQDVESIREPYALVTVLTRGEYVGNLLKLMEERRGTQKGFQYASKDTIVLKYELPLSEIIVDFHDRLKSLSRGYASMDYQIEEYRPGDLVKLDILVNGKAVDALSFIVHRSQAEARGRAMAQRLKEAIPRQLFEVVIQAALGSRIICRTVVKALRKDVLAKCYGGDITRKRKLLEKQKEGKRRMKSVGDVQLPQEAFLSVLRIQGEQE